The following are from one region of the Ruficoccus sp. ZRK36 genome:
- a CDS encoding 5'-3' exonuclease H3TH domain-containing protein, whose product MAKVLLLDGFNLAFRSYYALPDLTRSDGVPTGALHGWVKTLWKLEDMERPDRIAVFFDEGGSDRHLQLLPEYKANRDEMPEPLRLQMDSIREITRLMGYPVISQRGVEADDLIASAARRLQGSPERIVVVSADKDLAQLVDEQTHQLLPAPTANPRLGWRRLDPDGVVKKFGVTAAQIPDYLALVGDTADNIAGIAGVGPKTAAKWINAYGGIDGVLENAAEISPPRFRQVLPDSGELLRRNLKLVRLKDDFEVPEFTVEPPNTGALADLLASMEMKHAALQAQERYGLGLR is encoded by the coding sequence ATGGCGAAAGTGCTTCTCTTGGACGGATTCAACCTGGCGTTTCGCAGCTACTATGCGCTGCCCGACCTGACCCGCAGTGATGGTGTGCCCACGGGAGCTCTCCACGGCTGGGTCAAGACGCTCTGGAAGCTCGAGGACATGGAGCGGCCGGACCGTATCGCAGTATTTTTCGACGAGGGTGGCTCGGATCGGCACCTGCAGTTGCTGCCTGAGTACAAGGCCAACCGCGACGAGATGCCTGAGCCTTTGCGGCTGCAGATGGATTCCATCCGCGAGATCACCCGTCTGATGGGGTACCCGGTTATTTCGCAGCGTGGCGTCGAGGCGGATGATCTCATCGCCTCTGCTGCGCGACGCTTACAGGGGAGCCCGGAGAGGATCGTTGTGGTCAGTGCTGACAAGGACCTGGCACAGCTCGTCGATGAGCAGACCCACCAACTGCTGCCCGCGCCGACCGCCAACCCACGTCTGGGGTGGCGTCGCCTCGATCCCGATGGTGTGGTGAAAAAGTTTGGCGTCACCGCGGCGCAGATCCCTGATTACTTGGCCTTGGTCGGCGATACTGCCGACAATATCGCTGGCATTGCCGGTGTCGGGCCCAAGACCGCCGCTAAGTGGATCAACGCATATGGCGGGATCGATGGGGTGCTGGAGAATGCCGCCGAGATCAGCCCGCCCCGTTTCAGGCAGGTGCTGCCCGATAGCGGAGAATTGCTCCGCCGTAATCTCAAGCTCGTTCGGCTGAAGGATGACTTCGAGGTGCCGGAGTTCACCGTTGAGCCGCCAAATACCGGTGCTCTGGCTGATTTGCTGGCGTCAATGGAGATGAAGCATGCCGCGCTGCAGGCGCAGGAGCGTTACGGCCTGGGCCTGCGCTGA
- a CDS encoding response regulator transcription factor yields MATTKPLILILEDEKELAGMVATQLEEAGMMTQVFHTVANAERYLQRNFANLMLLDVELPDGNGFDLFESLKKRNINIPVIFFTAANSELLKVRGLDMGGDDYITKPFSFPELIARINAVLRRAETAKDFQITQNAKLTEEPFSFCGAEINPLRLEATFPDGQIEKIGRKELGIMIYLVSNPGTVLTRRSLIHAVWGVHADVKSRSLDQYIVKIRDLLARHECPADFFRTIHGVGYIYDESGESK; encoded by the coding sequence ATGGCCACGACCAAACCGCTTATCCTGATCCTGGAAGACGAGAAAGAACTCGCCGGGATGGTCGCGACTCAACTCGAGGAAGCCGGGATGATGACACAGGTCTTTCATACCGTCGCCAATGCCGAGCGCTACCTGCAGCGGAATTTCGCCAACCTGATGCTGCTCGATGTGGAGCTGCCGGACGGGAACGGCTTCGACCTCTTTGAGAGCCTGAAAAAGCGCAACATCAACATCCCCGTCATATTCTTTACCGCCGCTAACTCCGAGCTGCTCAAGGTGCGCGGCCTCGACATGGGCGGAGATGACTACATCACCAAACCCTTTAGCTTCCCGGAGCTGATCGCGCGCATCAATGCCGTGCTCCGGCGCGCTGAGACGGCCAAGGATTTCCAGATCACCCAGAACGCCAAGCTCACCGAGGAGCCGTTCTCATTCTGTGGCGCAGAGATCAACCCGCTGCGCCTGGAGGCAACCTTCCCGGATGGTCAGATCGAGAAGATCGGCCGCAAGGAGCTGGGGATCATGATCTATCTGGTCTCCAACCCCGGCACCGTCCTGACCCGCCGCAGCCTCATTCACGCGGTCTGGGGCGTCCACGCCGACGTAAAGAGCCGCTCACTGGACCAGTACATCGTCAAGATCCGTGACCTGCTGGCTCGCCATGAGTGCCCGGCTGATTTCTTCCGCACCATTCACGGAGTCGGCTATATTTACGACGAGTCCGGCGAGTCAAAGTAG
- the hisG gene encoding ATP phosphoribosyltransferase — MLGLPKGSLEEATLKLFAKAGFNITKSSRSYRPGFDDPELDGRFIRAQEMSRYVEHGFFDCGLTGHDWVVENGSDVVEVCDLIYSRASNVKSKWVLVVPEASSVKSVKDLEGKRIATEVVNLTRNYLEKNGVKADVEFSWGATEVKVPDMVDAIVDLTETGNSLRANKLRIVDVLLETNTKLIANKQAWENPAKRAKIETIALLLTAALTANSKVGLKLNIHKDKVTEVLKELPALRNPTISPLTNGDFVALEVIVDEKVVREMIPTLKAHGAEGIIEYPLNKVVP, encoded by the coding sequence ATGCTCGGCCTGCCGAAGGGCAGCCTCGAAGAGGCGACCCTCAAACTGTTCGCCAAGGCCGGCTTCAACATCACCAAGAGCTCACGGTCGTACCGCCCCGGTTTCGACGATCCGGAGCTCGACGGGCGCTTCATCCGTGCCCAGGAAATGAGCCGTTACGTCGAACACGGCTTCTTTGATTGTGGGCTCACGGGTCATGACTGGGTCGTTGAAAACGGCTCCGACGTGGTCGAAGTTTGCGACCTGATCTACAGCCGCGCTTCCAATGTGAAGAGCAAGTGGGTCCTCGTCGTCCCGGAGGCTTCTTCCGTGAAGAGCGTCAAGGATCTCGAAGGCAAGCGTATCGCCACCGAAGTGGTCAACCTCACCCGCAACTACCTCGAAAAGAACGGCGTCAAGGCTGACGTGGAGTTCTCCTGGGGTGCGACCGAGGTGAAGGTGCCCGACATGGTGGATGCCATCGTGGACCTGACCGAGACCGGTAACTCCCTGCGCGCGAATAAGCTGCGCATCGTGGACGTGCTGCTGGAAACCAACACCAAGCTGATCGCCAACAAGCAGGCTTGGGAAAACCCGGCCAAGCGCGCCAAGATCGAGACCATCGCCCTGCTGCTGACCGCCGCCCTGACCGCCAACTCCAAGGTCGGCCTGAAGCTGAACATCCACAAGGATAAGGTCACCGAGGTCCTCAAGGAGCTGCCCGCCCTGCGTAACCCGACCATCTCCCCCCTGACCAACGGCGACTTTGTCGCGCTGGAAGTCATCGTGGACGAAAAGGTCGTGCGCGAGATGATCCCGACCCTCAAGGCCCACGGCGCCGAGGGCATCATCGAGTACCCGCTGAACAAAGTCGTCCCCTGA
- a CDS encoding agmatine deiminase family protein — protein sequence MPAEPTFILPAEWEPQDAIWLSWPVSTHIWPEFRAEIEPAFAQLAAQFSYFEPVKINADGRAHAKIREHLNRARADLSVIELYDHPTDDVWCRDHGAVFVRDAATGKLAATDWRFNAWGGKFTPFDRDDEAAVRMADALGVPCHRSELILEGGAIESNGAGVLLTTEEVLLNPNRNPEWSKADVEAELRRLLGVKEIFWLPRGLDHDDTDGHIDNMTRFIGENAVITAVDPREITPRVVPQPWLEEARLRLKERFETVLELPLPEPYLSVGGKGAASATSDGGRAPMSASGGTPPRPASYLNYALVNDAVIVPAFGQPKNDDFARGVLADCFPDRKAVSFDCRLFLEEGGAVHCLSQHQGKALDP from the coding sequence ATGCCCGCTGAACCGACATTCATCCTCCCTGCCGAGTGGGAGCCTCAGGACGCGATCTGGCTCTCGTGGCCAGTCAGCACGCACATCTGGCCGGAGTTCCGGGCCGAGATTGAGCCAGCCTTTGCGCAGCTTGCCGCGCAATTCAGCTATTTTGAGCCGGTCAAGATCAACGCCGACGGCCGTGCCCACGCGAAGATCCGCGAGCACCTCAATCGCGCTCGGGCGGACCTCTCCGTGATCGAGCTGTACGACCACCCGACGGACGACGTGTGGTGCCGCGACCACGGCGCGGTGTTCGTCCGCGATGCGGCCACGGGCAAGCTTGCCGCTACCGACTGGCGCTTCAACGCCTGGGGGGGGAAGTTCACCCCCTTCGACCGCGACGACGAGGCCGCCGTGCGCATGGCTGATGCCCTCGGGGTGCCCTGCCACCGCTCCGAGCTGATCCTGGAGGGTGGGGCGATCGAGTCCAACGGCGCGGGCGTGCTTCTGACGACCGAGGAGGTGCTCCTCAACCCGAACCGCAACCCCGAGTGGTCCAAGGCTGATGTTGAGGCCGAGCTGCGGCGTCTCTTGGGCGTGAAGGAAATTTTCTGGCTCCCGCGTGGGCTCGACCACGACGATACCGACGGCCACATCGACAACATGACCCGCTTCATCGGCGAAAATGCCGTCATCACCGCCGTGGACCCTCGGGAAATCACTCCCCGCGTCGTCCCCCAGCCGTGGCTGGAGGAGGCTCGCCTGCGCCTGAAGGAGCGCTTCGAGACCGTCCTGGAGCTGCCCCTGCCCGAGCCCTATTTGTCCGTGGGTGGCAAGGGGGCAGCGAGTGCAACGAGCGATGGGGGCAGAGCCCCCATGAGTGCCAGCGGGGGCACCCCGCCGAGGCCGGCCAGCTACCTGAACTACGCGCTGGTCAACGACGCCGTGATCGTGCCCGCCTTTGGCCAGCCGAAGAACGACGACTTCGCCCGCGGCGTACTCGCCGACTGCTTCCCCGACCGCAAGGCCGTCAGCTTCGACTGCCGCCTGTTCCTCGAAGAAGGCGGCGCCGTCCACTGCCTCAGCCAACACCAGGGCAAAGCCCTGGACCCGTGA
- a CDS encoding carbon-nitrogen hydrolase, giving the protein MNVTLGLIQMAMAEAPADNLATAEARIREAAAQGAQVICLPEMFTTLYFCRTQDPDAFDLAEPMPGPTTDVLCALARELQVVIVAPMFEKRMTGLYHNTAAVIDADGTLLGKYRKMHIPQDPGFEEKFYFTPGDLGFRAWDTRYGRIGVLICWDQWYPEAARLTALAGAQILFYPTAIGWLPAEKAELGAGQLNAWQTIQCSHAVANGCAVAAINRVGTEGETEFWGHSFVADTYGQRVAEAGESEKILLHTVDIDALEEFRRWWPFLRDRRIDAYGEITKRAID; this is encoded by the coding sequence ATGAATGTCACCCTCGGACTGATCCAGATGGCCATGGCTGAAGCCCCGGCTGACAACCTCGCCACCGCCGAGGCCCGCATCCGCGAGGCCGCCGCCCAGGGGGCCCAGGTCATCTGCCTGCCGGAGATGTTCACCACGCTGTACTTCTGCCGCACGCAGGACCCGGACGCCTTTGACCTGGCCGAGCCCATGCCCGGCCCCACCACCGACGTGCTCTGCGCCCTGGCCAGAGAGCTACAGGTGGTCATCGTCGCTCCGATGTTTGAGAAGCGCATGACGGGCCTCTACCACAACACCGCAGCCGTCATCGATGCCGACGGCACGCTGCTGGGGAAGTACCGCAAGATGCACATCCCGCAGGACCCGGGCTTTGAGGAGAAGTTCTACTTCACGCCCGGCGACCTCGGGTTCCGCGCGTGGGACACCCGCTATGGCCGCATCGGTGTGCTCATCTGCTGGGACCAGTGGTACCCCGAGGCCGCCCGCCTGACCGCTCTGGCCGGGGCGCAGATTCTTTTTTACCCGACCGCCATCGGCTGGCTTCCCGCCGAAAAGGCCGAGCTCGGCGCGGGTCAGCTCAACGCCTGGCAGACCATCCAGTGCTCCCATGCGGTGGCCAACGGCTGCGCCGTCGCCGCCATCAATCGCGTCGGCACCGAGGGCGAGACGGAGTTCTGGGGGCACTCCTTCGTGGCCGACACCTACGGGCAGCGCGTGGCCGAGGCCGGGGAGAGCGAGAAAATCCTCTTGCATACGGTCGATATCGATGCATTGGAGGAGTTCCGCCGCTGGTGGCCGTTCCTGCGCGACCGCCGCATCGACGCCTACGGCGAGATTACCAAGCGCGCCATCGACTAG
- a CDS encoding PEP-CTERM sorting domain-containing protein: MTAIRLKHYLSIIACIIACNVQAEIINYTFTGVMKGTSPNGSSKANVKDGDAFELTFSIDTDATPTSRGPQYGTTYVNGVNILSSTLTITSASSSTVTVDQTSTTGTLTLNHTYSPYIGEPYDSFAFSASLPDSTYIDQGTPTASSYYLTSIGLYLKGDLNTLPMDSGGQWPLFPESLTLSDWYAYNTSTPYTSSSLEMTFEQGSTSGIVSKYGEITGVSAVPVPEPATYAALFAVATFAVAVIRRRRK; encoded by the coding sequence ATGACCGCCATTAGGTTAAAGCATTACCTTTCCATTATAGCCTGCATCATCGCCTGCAATGTCCAGGCTGAGATCATTAACTACACCTTTACTGGTGTCATGAAGGGCACCTCGCCTAATGGCAGCAGCAAGGCGAATGTCAAAGATGGCGACGCGTTCGAGCTCACCTTCTCCATCGACACCGATGCGACACCGACTTCCCGCGGCCCACAGTACGGCACGACCTATGTGAATGGCGTCAATATCCTCTCCTCGACATTGACCATCACAAGTGCCAGCAGCTCGACCGTGACGGTCGATCAAACGTCTACGACAGGCACCCTGACCCTCAACCACACCTACAGTCCCTATATTGGGGAGCCTTACGACAGCTTCGCCTTTTCCGCCAGCCTTCCCGACAGTACCTATATTGACCAGGGCACACCCACAGCCAGTTCGTACTATCTGACCTCCATCGGGCTATACTTGAAAGGCGACCTGAACACGCTCCCCATGGATTCGGGCGGCCAGTGGCCCCTTTTCCCCGAGAGCCTGACTCTGAGCGATTGGTACGCCTATAATACCTCCACCCCTTATACCAGCTCCAGCTTGGAAATGACCTTCGAGCAGGGCTCAACCAGCGGCATAGTCAGTAAGTACGGCGAAATCACTGGTGTCTCGGCTGTCCCGGTCCCAGAGCCGGCAACCTATGCCGCCCTCTTCGCAGTGGCAACATTTGCCGTCGCTGTCATCCGCCGAAGACGCAAGTAA